A region of Streptomyces sp. TG1A-60 DNA encodes the following proteins:
- a CDS encoding DNA-formamidopyrimidine glycosylase family protein, whose translation MPEGDTVWQTARRLHAALAGKVLSRSDLRVPKYATADLTGRTVLDITPRGKHLLTRIEGGLTLHSHLRMDGSWKVYGNGERWRGGPAHQIRAILGTADRTAVGYRLPILELLRTTDEQRAVGHLGPDLLGPDWDPGRALANLLSDPSRPLGEALLDQRNLAGIGNVYKSELCFLLRVTPWLPVGSLPEDTAARLPTLAKELLEANRDRPIRSTTGHRHRDLFVYGRAPHPCLRCGTPVRTADQGDGSRERPTYWCPTCQPGPAPAPGAPRAARPDPRTQRRPLN comes from the coding sequence ATGCCCGAAGGTGACACCGTCTGGCAAACGGCGAGACGACTCCACGCCGCTCTCGCCGGCAAGGTGCTGTCCCGCTCCGACCTACGCGTGCCGAAGTACGCCACGGCCGACCTCACCGGCCGCACCGTCCTGGACATCACCCCCCGCGGCAAACACCTCCTGACCCGCATCGAGGGCGGCCTGACCCTGCACTCGCACCTGCGGATGGACGGTTCCTGGAAGGTGTACGGCAACGGCGAGCGCTGGCGCGGCGGCCCCGCGCACCAGATCCGCGCGATCCTCGGCACCGCCGACCGCACGGCCGTCGGCTACCGCCTCCCCATCCTGGAACTGCTCCGCACCACCGACGAGCAGCGAGCCGTCGGTCACCTGGGCCCCGACCTGCTCGGCCCGGACTGGGACCCCGGCCGCGCCCTCGCGAACCTCCTGAGCGACCCGTCCCGCCCCCTCGGCGAGGCACTGCTCGACCAGCGCAATCTCGCCGGCATCGGCAACGTCTACAAGAGCGAGCTGTGCTTCCTGCTCAGGGTCACCCCCTGGCTCCCCGTCGGCTCCCTCCCCGAGGACACCGCCGCCCGCCTGCCGACGCTCGCCAAGGAGCTCCTGGAGGCCAACCGCGACCGCCCGATCCGTAGCACCACGGGCCACCGCCACCGCGACCTCTTCGTGTACGGCCGGGCCCCACACCCCTGCCTGCGCTGCGGCACCCCCGTCCGCACGGCCGACCAGGGCGACGGCTCCCGCGAACGCCCCACCTACTGGTGCCCCACGTGCCAGCCTGGCCCCGCCCCGGCACCGGGCGCTCCCCGAGCGGCCCGGCCTGATCCGCGAACCCAACGCCGCCCACTCAATTGA
- a CDS encoding SDR family oxidoreductase, producing the protein MPLPAYDLTGRTAFVTGAGSGIGRASAALLAKAGATVHCADRDAQGLHETAALVKAGGGTAHTHHLDVTDRARLARAVAACQQLHVMAAIAGVMHSSPVLETRDEDLDRVWSVNFKGVLHACREAARRMIADATRGSIVTMASGAVDTGGPGLLCYGVSKAAVVQLTKTLATEVGPHGIRVNAVAPGWIRTPMTDRHDNETQARTETFMARRSPLGRVGEPDDIAHAVLHLASDASSFTTGQILRPNGGVAMPW; encoded by the coding sequence ATGCCCCTCCCGGCGTACGACCTCACCGGCCGCACCGCGTTCGTCACCGGCGCCGGCAGCGGTATCGGCCGCGCGTCGGCCGCGCTGCTCGCCAAGGCGGGCGCCACCGTGCACTGCGCGGACCGCGACGCTCAGGGCCTGCACGAGACCGCGGCCCTGGTCAAGGCCGGAGGCGGCACCGCGCACACCCACCATCTCGATGTCACCGACCGCGCCCGGCTCGCGCGGGCGGTGGCCGCCTGCCAGCAGTTGCACGTGATGGCGGCGATCGCCGGGGTCATGCACAGCAGTCCGGTGCTGGAGACCCGGGACGAGGACCTCGACCGGGTGTGGAGCGTCAACTTCAAGGGGGTGCTGCACGCCTGCCGGGAAGCGGCCCGCCGGATGATCGCCGATGCGACGCGGGGCAGCATCGTCACCATGGCCTCCGGCGCCGTCGACACCGGCGGTCCGGGCTTGCTCTGCTACGGCGTGAGCAAGGCCGCGGTGGTCCAGCTGACGAAGACCCTGGCGACCGAGGTCGGCCCGCACGGCATCCGCGTCAACGCGGTGGCGCCGGGCTGGATCCGTACGCCCATGACCGACCGGCACGACAACGAGACACAGGCGCGGACGGAGACCTTCATGGCGCGGCGCTCACCCCTCGGCCGGGTCGGCGAGCCCGACGACATAGCTCACGCCGTACTGCACCTCGCCTCCGACGCATCGTCGTTCACCACGGGCCAGATCCTCCGCCCGAACGGCGGGGTGGCCATGCCCTGGTGA